One genomic segment of Synechocystis sp. LKSZ1 includes these proteins:
- a CDS encoding chloride channel protein: protein MALRATLKSWRQWFKTQHYGRNATDSRYAILEACLIGFCSALAALVIKHGINWLGSGRIYLSEHYGAWAILPLVGLLFGGLAGWLIEQTCPPAAGGGIPQVKAALARYPIPLSWQVALVKSLGTIFVLGAGIPLGRRAPTVHIGAALAAELSRWLPTSPEHRRQMIAAGAAAGLAAGFTTPIAGVLFVVEELMRDVSGLTLETSIVASFVGAVTSLLLQTTAVTPALTLAPPLTVGFSAPALPFYLLLGALAGILGAWLNRGILALQKWQRQRQLSLIWRIGSIGLISGLAMAAMPPFFRDNAGLRDFVITGELGWQNILLALAVHFLLAMLAYSADTPGGLFAPALVMGAALGYLVGDLGRFWLGPGLESTFALAGMGAFFTSVVRVPVTAIIIVFELTRNFNAVLPLMICCAVSYLVAESLFPRSLYEHLLEAKGIYLAEDQPQRDFLLTMTAAQVMQTQVESLASHLTLAEVLPIMSQSHHRGFPVVERGRLVGVFTQTDLANASQHSNQTSLAELMTPNPITVTPDTPLSDVLYLLNRYQLSRLPVVEGYKLVGIITRTDIIREEVSQLGGQGPVQSHPAYIAYQTRAPHLGEGRILLPLNNPQTATALFQIAGAIAQTHNYEIDCLQVVKTPKTVHPSEYRASTQAARKLLQRMERLGRHQQQLVHTHIRLAHSVTEAILDTVREQKIDLLIMGWQGTEQSESNILGSVMTSIIEKAPCDLLLVKLGPGPQTYPHSLLHRASWLIPVAGGPNIQRALHYLPGLLSLYPRPDNPEILLSKVYLPHNTEAYDPFQDLKTQALALEEQISQPVVPIPVCAKSVTDALLSLAEARHCDAILLGASREGLLQTVLHGNIPALIASQTESTVLVFRESPSL from the coding sequence ATGGCGCTTAGGGCAACGCTTAAGTCATGGCGACAATGGTTTAAAACCCAACATTACGGCCGTAATGCTACCGATAGTCGCTACGCCATTTTAGAAGCATGTTTAATTGGGTTCTGCTCGGCCCTAGCGGCCCTGGTGATCAAACATGGGATCAATTGGTTGGGTTCCGGGCGGATCTACTTGAGTGAGCATTACGGGGCCTGGGCTATTCTTCCCCTCGTGGGATTATTGTTCGGGGGCCTGGCGGGTTGGCTGATTGAACAAACCTGTCCTCCTGCGGCTGGTGGTGGCATTCCCCAGGTTAAGGCGGCCTTGGCCCGTTATCCCATTCCCCTTTCTTGGCAAGTGGCCCTGGTCAAAAGTCTAGGCACGATTTTTGTCTTAGGGGCCGGTATTCCCTTGGGCCGTCGGGCCCCCACGGTTCACATTGGAGCGGCCCTGGCTGCGGAACTAAGTCGTTGGCTGCCCACCTCGCCGGAGCATCGCCGTCAAATGATTGCCGCAGGCGCCGCTGCCGGTCTAGCGGCAGGCTTCACCACACCCATTGCCGGGGTTTTATTTGTGGTGGAAGAGTTGATGCGGGATGTGTCGGGCTTGACCCTAGAAACCTCTATTGTGGCCTCCTTTGTGGGGGCCGTGACGTCTCTACTTTTGCAAACAACGGCCGTTACCCCGGCGTTAACCCTTGCGCCCCCCCTGACCGTCGGCTTTTCGGCACCGGCCCTGCCCTTTTATCTACTGTTAGGGGCCTTGGCGGGCATTCTGGGGGCCTGGCTGAATCGGGGCATTCTCGCTCTGCAAAAATGGCAACGCCAACGCCAATTATCCTTGATATGGCGCATTGGGAGCATTGGCCTCATTTCTGGCCTAGCCATGGCCGCGATGCCCCCCTTCTTTCGAGATAATGCCGGTCTTCGGGATTTTGTGATTACGGGAGAATTAGGCTGGCAAAATATTCTCCTGGCCCTGGCGGTACATTTTTTGTTAGCTATGCTGGCCTATAGCGCCGATACTCCCGGCGGACTGTTTGCCCCAGCCCTGGTGATGGGAGCGGCCTTGGGCTATCTGGTGGGAGACTTGGGTCGATTTTGGTTGGGGCCAGGCCTGGAGAGTACCTTTGCCTTAGCAGGCATGGGGGCCTTTTTTACGAGTGTGGTGCGGGTACCGGTGACAGCCATCATCATTGTGTTTGAGTTGACCCGCAACTTTAACGCCGTTCTGCCGCTCATGATCTGCTGTGCAGTCTCTTACCTCGTGGCCGAAAGTCTGTTTCCACGCTCCTTGTATGAACATTTGCTAGAGGCCAAGGGGATTTATCTCGCGGAAGACCAACCCCAGCGTGATTTTTTGCTGACCATGACGGCGGCCCAGGTTATGCAAACCCAGGTAGAAAGCCTGGCTAGTCACCTCACCCTGGCGGAAGTCTTACCGATTATGTCCCAGTCCCACCATCGCGGTTTTCCTGTCGTAGAACGGGGTCGATTGGTCGGTGTTTTTACCCAAACCGACCTGGCCAATGCCAGTCAACACTCTAATCAGACAAGTTTGGCGGAATTAATGACCCCCAACCCGATTACCGTCACGCCGGATACTCCCTTGAGTGATGTGCTGTACCTCCTCAATCGCTACCAGTTATCCCGCTTACCCGTGGTAGAAGGGTATAAGTTGGTTGGTATTATTACTCGTACTGACATCATTCGAGAAGAAGTGAGCCAATTAGGGGGCCAAGGGCCAGTGCAAAGCCATCCTGCCTACATTGCCTACCAAACTCGGGCCCCCCACCTTGGGGAAGGTCGTATTCTTCTGCCCTTGAATAATCCCCAAACGGCCACGGCCCTATTCCAGATTGCCGGGGCCATTGCTCAGACCCACAACTACGAAATTGATTGTCTGCAGGTGGTGAAAACCCCAAAAACGGTCCATCCCTCGGAGTACCGCGCCTCGACCCAGGCCGCCCGCAAACTTCTCCAGCGCATGGAACGCCTGGGCCGTCATCAGCAACAGTTAGTCCATACCCATATCCGTCTGGCCCACAGTGTCACCGAGGCCATTTTAGACACCGTTCGAGAACAAAAGATTGACTTGCTGATCATGGGATGGCAGGGCACAGAACAGAGCGAAAGCAATATTTTGGGCAGTGTGATGACGAGCATTATTGAAAAAGCCCCCTGTGATTTGTTGCTGGTTAAACTCGGCCCTGGCCCCCAGACCTATCCCCACAGTCTTCTGCACCGAGCTTCCTGGCTAATTCCGGTGGCGGGAGGCCCCAATATTCAACGGGCCCTGCATTACCTCCCCGGCCTGTTGAGCCTCTATCCCCGTCCAGACAATCCTGAGATTTTGCTCTCCAAGGTGTACCTGCCCCACAATACCGAAGCCTACGACCCCTTTCAAGACCTGAAAACCCAGGCCCTAGCCCTGGAAGAGCAAATAAGCCAGCCCGTTGTCCCAATTCCCGTCTGTGCTAAATCCGTGACCGATGCACTCCTTAGTTTGGCCGAGGCCCGTCACTGTGATGCCATTCTGTTGGGGGCCAGTCGAGAGGGCCTGTTGCAGACAGTTTTGCATGGAAATATTCCCGCTTTAATTGCGAGTCAGACCGAAAGTACCGTGCTGGTTTTCCGAGAATCCCCTAGCCTCTAG
- a CDS encoding DNA recombination-mediator protein A, translating to MNQVVNIPTLDTLAQELAAIQQTGSKRIALLGSRHVPITHQQLIEMMSYALVLGGNRLLTSGATGTNAAAIKGAMRADPNLLTVILPQSLDRQPRESQEQLQQVIHLVESPENDHLSLGEASALCNREIISRCQQLICFAFHESHTLMQTCQEAEEQRKLVTLFYFD from the coding sequence TTGAATCAAGTTGTTAATATTCCTACCCTTGATACCTTAGCGCAAGAACTAGCCGCTATCCAGCAAACCGGTTCTAAACGCATTGCCCTATTGGGTTCTCGCCATGTTCCAATCACCCATCAGCAACTCATTGAAATGATGAGCTACGCGCTGGTGTTGGGGGGAAACCGTTTATTAACCTCCGGCGCTACGGGCACCAATGCCGCCGCCATCAAGGGAGCCATGCGGGCTGATCCCAATTTGCTCACCGTTATTTTACCCCAGAGCCTAGACCGCCAACCCCGTGAGTCCCAAGAGCAATTGCAACAAGTGATTCATCTGGTGGAAAGTCCAGAAAATGACCATCTTTCCCTCGGGGAAGCTAGCGCCCTCTGCAACCGCGAAATCATTTCCCGGTGCCAACAGCTCATTTGTTTTGCGTTCCACGAAAGCCACACCCTCATGCAAACCTGCCAAGAAGCGGAAGAACAGCGGAAGCTGGTGACACTCTTCTATTTCGACTAG